A single Spirochaetota bacterium DNA region contains:
- a CDS encoding twin-arginine translocase TatA/TatE family subunit, which translates to MNIGPMEIGLIAVVVLLLFGARKLPELARSAGKAMTEFKKGMRDLTDPTIIDAPPPVQSEPPALEQNAVPPVQKKGAHTRNVHRRVKHAGKKHRRK; encoded by the coding sequence ATGAATATCGGGCCTATGGAGATCGGCCTCATCGCCGTCGTCGTGCTGCTTCTCTTCGGGGCGCGCAAACTCCCGGAACTTGCGCGTTCTGCGGGCAAGGCAATGACCGAATTCAAGAAGGGCATGCGCGACCTCACCGACCCTACGATAATTGACGCCCCGCCGCCGGTACAGTCCGAACCGCCGGCGCTTGAACAGAATGCGGTACCGCCCGTTCAGAAAAAGGGCGCTCATACAAGGAACGTTCACCGGCGCGTAAAGCATGCCGGGAAAAAGCATAGAAGAAAATAG